The following coding sequences lie in one Rutidosis leptorrhynchoides isolate AG116_Rl617_1_P2 chromosome 4, CSIRO_AGI_Rlap_v1, whole genome shotgun sequence genomic window:
- the LOC139841705 gene encoding uncharacterized protein, producing the protein MTDQPIKHILKNPESSGRLAKWAIELGEYEINFSPRHAVKGQILADFLLETIEKVDHLQNVKASNHVWELHTDGASSEEGVGAGIKHLRAYVDSQIIAQQVNGGFEAKDVSMKQYLQLVEKISKNFETLEVVQIPRNKNKKVGVLSKLATLTFDHLHKKVLVEVLKHKSVDEKDGTLPTDAMEARRIRVSAPLCVLENGILYRKSFSGPNLRCLTPHQAIDVVKEMHEGLCAQHSGYRTIVGRIMRQGYYWQSIYKDTTDVIKTWPFCNWAIDIVGPFQRSVGNAKFLVVAIDFFSKWVEAKVLAKLTGENIKKFVWNDIVCRYGLPNEIVSDNGKQFADNPFRSWCEELNIMQTFTSVAHPQANGQVEVTNKEIVAGIKARLGLSQTKWVDEVPYVLWAHRTMPKRSTGETPFSLVYGTEAMILAEIRVPIQRILAFDTENNSSILRENLNLFEERRIMAAIRQANAKQKMAKYYNK; encoded by the exons ATGACAGACCAGCCGATAAAACATATTTTGAAAAATCCAGAGTCATCAGGACGACTAGCAAAATGGGCAATTGAATTGGGAgaatatgaaataaatttttcgCCTCGACATGCAGTTAAAggtcaaattttggcagattttttATTAGAAACAATAGAAAAGGTCGATCATTTGCAAAACGTTAAAGCTAGCAATCATGTTTGGGAGTTGCACACTGATGGTGCATCAAGTGAGGAAGGTGTTGGTGCAGG AATAAAACATTTGCgtgcatatgttgattctcaaattatAGCACAGCAGGTTAATGGAGGGTTTGAAGCTAAAGATGTCTCTATGAAACAGTATTTGCAATTAGTTGAGAAAATATCAAAAAATTTTGAGACCTTAGAGGTTGTGCAGATAccaagaaataaaaacaaaaaggtaGGTGTTTTGAGCAAATTAGCAAcattaacatttgatcatttgcacaagaaAGTTTTAGTGGAGGTCTTAAAACATAAATCGGTTGATGAAAAG GACGGGACACTGCCAACAGATGCCATGGAAGCAAGACGGATAAGAGTTAGTGCCCCACTTTGCGTTCTGGAAAACGGAATACTTTATAGAAAATCCTTCAGTGGACCAAATTTAAGGTGTTTAACACCACATCAAGCAATTGATGTAGTCAAGGAAATGCATGAAGGATTATGTGCACAGCATTCCGGTTATAGAACTATAGTTGGACGGATTATGCGACAAGGGTATTATTGGCAATCAATTTACAAAGATACAACAGACGTAATTAAGACAT GGCCATTTTGTAattgggcaattgacatagtaggCCCATTTCAAAGAAGTGTGGGAAATGCAAAATTCTTGGTTGTTGCAATTGATTTCTTCAGTAAGTGGGTTGAAGCGAAGGTATTGGCAAAATTAACTGGTGAGAATATAAAGAAATTCGTGTGGAACGATATTGTGTGCAGATATGGATTACCAAATGAAATTGTCAGTGACAACGGAAAACAGTTTGCAGATAACCCCTTCagaagttggtgtgaagagctaaaCATCATGCAAACATTTACCTCAGTGGCTCACCCACAAGCCAATGGGCAAGTTGAGGTAACAAACAAAGAAATTGTAGCCGGCATAAAGGCTAGGTTGGGTTTGAGTCAGACTAAGTGGGTAGATGAAGTGCCATATGTATTGTGGGCTCACCGCACAATGCCAAAACGGAGCACGGGTGAAACACCATTCAGTTTGGTATATGGCACCGAGGCAATGATACTAGCTGAAATCCGTGTTCCAATACAAAGGATTTTGGCATTTGATACAGAAAATAATTCATCCATCTTACGTGAAAACTTGAATTTATTTGAAGAAAGGCGAATCATGGCCGCCATCCGTCAAGCGAATGCAAAAcagaaaatggcaaaatattataacaaatgA